Proteins encoded within one genomic window of Gallus gallus isolate bGalGal1 chromosome 1, bGalGal1.mat.broiler.GRCg7b, whole genome shotgun sequence:
- the TMEM45B gene encoding transmembrane protein 45A isoform X1: MGNFKGHALPGSFFLLFGLWWSVKYPLKYVCRKNKSACYLGSRAGFQRLEFVEGIIKAVFALIGMVAEQFVPDGPHLKLYNYEEKHWDHLMNWQHATMYLFYGISGLVDIVAHGTNALPVAMDRMMLSLAVFIEGFLFCYHLHGRAMLDIHVHQLLLYAIFGGAICIFLEVFFRGSIVLEMLRTSLCILQGSWFWQIGFVLYPPNGSPEWNQMDHTNMMFLTMCYCWHYAFAFLILAVNYTIVSWAVRSKIKQSQSMEMGLLKTSERDQESEDEI, translated from the exons ATGGGCAATTTCAAAGGCCATGCGCTCCCTGgaagctttttccttctttttggcCTGTGGTGGTCAGTGAAGTACCCGCTGAAGTATGTCTGTCGAAAGAACAAGAGTGCTTGCTACCTGGGCTCCAGGGCAGGATTTCAGCGCCTGGAATTTGTTGAGGGCATCATCAAGGCTGTCTTTGCCCTGATTG GAATGGTGGCTGAGCAGTTTGTTCCTGACGGACCTCACCTGAAGTTGTATAATTATGAGGAAAAGCACTGGGATCACTTGATGAACTGGCAGCATGCCACCATGTATCTCTTCTACGGCATTTCAGGCTTGGTTGACATTGTGGCTCATGGGACTAATGCATTGCCAGTGGCCATGGACAGGATGATGCTCTCCTTAGCAGTTTTTATTGAAG gttttcttttttgctacCACCTTCACGGGAGAGCCATGCTGGATATTCATGTTCATCAGTTATTGCTGTATGCTATCTTTGGAGGTGCTATTTGCATATTTCTGGAAGTTTTCTTCCGTGGCAGTATTGTACTCGAGATGCTCCGTACAAGCCTCTGCATATTACAAGGCAGCTGGTTCTGGCAG ATTGGCTTTGTTCTTTATCCTCCAAATGGGAGCCCAGAGTGGAATCAAATGGATCATACCAATATGATGTTCCTGACCATGTGCTATTGCTGGCActatgcttttgcttttcttatacTTGCAGTGAACTACACAATTGTCAGCTG ggcAGTTCGGTCAAAGATTAAGCAGTCTCAGTCCATGGAAATGGGATTACTGAAAACATCTGAACGAGATCAGGAGTCAGAAGATGAAATTTAG